The following coding sequences are from one Spirochaetota bacterium window:
- the dnaK gene encoding molecular chaperone DnaK produces MSKIIGIDLGTTNSCVSVMSEREATVIQNSEGQRTTPSIVAYTDKGERLVGQVAKNQIITNPENTIRSIKRFIGRNYSEINEERDMVQYNIINDGKGGVKIKTSQGEYAPQEISARILQKMKQTAEDYLGEKVTRAVITVPAYFNDEQRQATKDAGKIAGLEVERIINEPTAAALAYGLDKNKQNLKIAVYDLGGGTFDISILELGDGVFEVKSTNGNTHLGGDDFDKKIIEWFISEFKKESGIDLSNDKMALQRLKESAEKAKIELSSKLQTEVNIPFLTADQSGPKHMLLQLTRAKLEQLIEDLVQRTKDPCIRALSDSGLSASDIDEVLLVGGSTRIPIVQELVKNIFGREPSKGVNPDEVVALGAAIQGGVLAGDVDDVLLLDVTPLSLGVETLGGVMTKLIERNTTIPVTKSEIFSTAADNQPAVSIHVLQGERDMAVHNRTLGRFELVGINPAPRGMPQIEVSFDIDANGIVHVSAKDLGTGKEQKIRIESSSGLNKDEINRMIHDAETHSKEDKTAREVAEAKNEADSFIYSAEKMINDNNNMDISVKSGIENKIAGLKNALSTDDINAIREAKDGLEGALREFAAQSQNSVNAQASGDYSDANSNANSWPKSEDGTPSNQQQDNDKVYEADYEVIDDEKKAS; encoded by the coding sequence ATGAGCAAGATAATTGGAATAGATTTAGGCACTACAAATTCATGTGTATCAGTCATGAGCGAAAGGGAGGCAACTGTTATCCAGAATTCTGAAGGCCAGAGAACAACACCCTCTATTGTTGCATATACTGATAAAGGCGAGAGACTGGTTGGGCAGGTAGCAAAGAATCAAATAATTACAAATCCTGAAAACACTATTCGTTCAATAAAAAGATTTATTGGACGAAATTATTCTGAAATCAATGAAGAAAGGGATATGGTTCAGTATAATATCATCAATGACGGAAAGGGGGGCGTAAAGATTAAGACATCACAGGGGGAATATGCTCCTCAGGAAATATCAGCAAGGATTTTGCAAAAGATGAAACAGACAGCAGAGGATTATCTAGGTGAAAAAGTGACAAGGGCTGTAATAACAGTTCCTGCCTATTTCAATGATGAGCAGAGGCAGGCCACAAAGGATGCCGGAAAGATAGCCGGTCTTGAAGTAGAAAGGATAATAAACGAACCAACTGCAGCAGCTCTGGCTTATGGGCTTGATAAAAATAAACAGAATCTAAAAATTGCTGTTTATGATTTAGGCGGCGGCACATTCGATATTTCAATCCTGGAACTCGGTGATGGTGTTTTTGAAGTGAAATCAACAAATGGCAATACACATCTTGGTGGAGATGATTTTGATAAAAAAATCATAGAATGGTTTATATCTGAATTCAAAAAAGAATCAGGTATTGATCTTTCCAATGATAAGATGGCGTTGCAACGCTTGAAAGAATCTGCGGAAAAGGCTAAAATAGAGCTTTCAAGTAAATTACAAACAGAGGTGAACATCCCATTCCTTACTGCTGACCAGAGCGGCCCGAAACATATGCTATTGCAGCTTACACGAGCAAAATTGGAGCAGCTTATTGAAGACCTTGTACAGAGGACAAAAGACCCCTGCATAAGGGCGCTTTCTGATTCCGGACTTTCAGCAAGTGATATTGATGAGGTTCTGCTTGTGGGTGGATCAACACGAATTCCGATCGTACAGGAACTCGTTAAAAATATTTTTGGCAGAGAACCGAGTAAGGGTGTAAATCCCGATGAGGTAGTTGCGCTTGGGGCCGCAATACAGGGCGGTGTTTTAGCAGGTGATGTTGATGATGTATTACTTCTTGATGTCACCCCACTCTCTCTTGGTGTTGAAACACTCGGAGGAGTTATGACAAAGCTTATTGAGAGGAATACAACCATACCTGTTACCAAAAGCGAGATATTCAGCACAGCAGCTGACAACCAGCCAGCTGTTTCAATACATGTGCTTCAGGGAGAGAGAGATATGGCAGTGCATAACAGAACCCTCGGCAGGTTCGAATTGGTTGGGATCAATCCAGCCCCTAGGGGCATGCCTCAGATAGAGGTATCATTTGACATTGATGCAAATGGGATTGTGCATGTGTCTGCCAAGGACCTTGGCACAGGCAAGGAGCAGAAGATTCGAATAGAATCCTCCAGCGGGCTCAACAAGGATGAAATCAACAGGATGATCCATGATGCTGAAACCCATTCGAAAGAGGACAAAACAGCAAGAGAGGTTGCTGAAGCGAAGAATGAGGCTGATAGCTTTATCTACTCGGCTGAGAAAATGATCAATGATAATAACAACATGGATATTTCAGTTAAAAGCGGTATAGAGAACAAAATAGCTGGCCTAAAGAATGCGCTAAGCACGGATGACATAAATGCTATAAGAGAGGCCAAAGATGGGTTAGAGGGAGCGCTTCGAGAATTTGCCGCTCAATCACAAAATTCTGTTAATGCTCAGGCTTCTGGAGATTATTCGGATGCGAACTCTAATGCTAATTCATGGCCAAAATCTGAAGATGGGACACCCTCTAACCAACAACAGGATAATGACAAAGTTTATGAGGCCGACTATGAGGTTATAGATGATGAGAAGAAAGCCAGTTAA
- a CDS encoding transcriptional repressor translates to MHKNSKHRDGIAALLAKNNYHPTVDDLYERARNDFPNISLATVYRNLDQLHQMGRIARIDVPGMPARYDGNTDKHYHILCEKCGHMQDVWIDHNLEDHVDFDLAIPNYNVVGYNISFTGICNKCGGGK, encoded by the coding sequence ATGCATAAGAATTCAAAACATAGAGATGGGATAGCCGCTCTCCTTGCTAAAAATAATTATCATCCAACGGTTGATGATCTGTATGAACGTGCAAGGAATGATTTCCCTAATATTAGTCTTGCCACAGTCTATAGAAATCTTGATCAATTACATCAAATGGGTAGGATTGCACGGATTGATGTGCCTGGTATGCCTGCTCGCTATGACGGAAATACAGATAAACACTATCATATATTATGTGAGAAATGCGGTCATATGCAAGACGTATGGATTGATCACAATTTAGAGGATCATGTTGATTTTGACTTAGCTATCCCAAATTATAATGTTGTAGGGTATAATATTAGTTTCACCGGTATCTGCAACAAATGCGGTGGGGGGAAATAA